A single window of Mycoplasma bradburyae DNA harbors:
- the rlmB gene encoding 23S rRNA (guanosine(2251)-2'-O)-methyltransferase RlmB, which produces MKDQFKPQNKNNSKKERLCLFGFNAVYEGLINNLKIKKVFLHKQENEIIKLLKQRNIEYELHSLKWFDNQYRDSLNHQGFVAEIDANSLTISFNEFCERIKEQQEGIIVVLDQIQDPGNFGGILRTCLAANVSGVIFKKDNQARINNTVIKTSLGACFYLNLIEVANLSYAIKDLQEKYGYWSYVSNLSSEAADYNQEYAKKSILIVGNEQKGVSNQLIKNSDYQIKIPMYTDKIQSLNVSVATGIMLFNMKQKLQ; this is translated from the coding sequence ATGAAAGATCAATTTAAGCCCCAAAATAAAAATAATTCCAAAAAAGAAAGATTATGCTTATTCGGTTTCAATGCCGTTTATGAAGGTTTAATTAACAACTTAAAAATCAAAAAAGTATTTTTACACAAACAAGAAAACGAAATTATCAAGTTATTGAAACAAAGGAATATTGAATACGAGTTGCATTCTTTAAAATGATTTGATAATCAATATAGAGATTCATTAAATCATCAGGGTTTTGTTGCTGAAATTGATGCTAATTCTTTAACGATATCATTTAATGAATTTTGCGAACGCATTAAAGAACAACAAGAAGGAATTATTGTTGTTTTAGATCAAATACAAGACCCAGGTAACTTTGGTGGAATATTGCGAACATGTTTAGCAGCTAATGTATCTGGCGTGATTTTTAAAAAAGATAATCAAGCCAGAATTAATAACACTGTAATAAAAACATCGCTTGGTGCTTGTTTTTATCTTAATTTAATTGAAGTTGCAAACCTTTCATATGCCATAAAAGACCTTCAAGAAAAATATGGATATTGATCTTATGTTTCGAATTTAAGCAGTGAGGCTGCTGACTATAACCAAGAATATGCTAAAAAATCTATATTAATTGTAGGTAATGAACAAAAAGGTGTGTCTAACCAACTAATTAAGAATTCGGATTACCAAATTAAGATTCCAATGTATACAGACAAGATTCAATCCTTGAATGTGTCTGTGGCTACAGGTATAATGCTATTTAATATGAAACAAAAATTGCAATAA